A window of the Podarcis raffonei isolate rPodRaf1 chromosome 4, rPodRaf1.pri, whole genome shotgun sequence genome harbors these coding sequences:
- the LOC128412121 gene encoding olfactory receptor 52R1-like isoform X1: MTTVGNISLRPLTFLLTGIPGLEASQHWLSIPLCSMYVLALLGNALLLGVIKLEPSLHEPMYLFLAALAVTDLVLSTTTLPQMLAILWLGPCTISFHACLAQMFLIHAFSSMESGILVAMALDRYVAICLPLRHSAIWRTSTVAKAVLLIFLRGLILIAPFGLLLQRLPFCGHRVILHAYCEHMAVVKLACADTTVNRMYGLFVALSVVGMDVLSIALSYTLILRAVFRLPSTQERLKALSTCASHGCVILIFYIPGLFSFLTHRFGHRVPHQVHILLATLYLLVPPMLNPIVYGVKTKPIRSRVAMVFYGRVA, from the coding sequence ATGACGACCGTGGGCAACATCAGCCTCCGGCCCCTCACCTTCCTCCTGACTGGCATCCCTGGGCTGGAGGCCTCCCAGCACTGGCTCTCCATCCCTCTCTGCTCCATGTATGTCCTGGCTCTGCTGGGGAACGCCTTGCTCCTGGGGGTCATCAAGCTGGAGCCCAGCCTCCACGAGCCCATGTACCTCTTCCTGGCTGCCTTGGCCGTCACGGACCTGgtcctctccaccaccaccctgccccaGATGCTGGCCATCCTGTGGCTAGGGCCCTGCACAATCAGCTTCCACGCCTGCCTGGCCCAGATGTTCCTCATCCATGCCTTCTCCTCCATGGAGTCAGGCATCCTGGTGGCCATGGCCCTGGATCGCTACGTGGCCATCTGCCTTCCCCTGAGACACTCGGCCATCTGGCGGACGTCCACTGTGGCCAAGGCGGTGCTGCTGATCTTCCTCCGGGGTCTGATCCTCATCGCTCCCTTTGGCCTGCTCCTCCAGAGGCTGCCTTTCTGCGGCCACAGGGTCATCCTCCATGCCTACTGCGAGCACATGGCGGTGGTTAAGCTGGCGTGCGCAGACACCACTGTGAACAGGATGTATGGCCTCTTTGTGGCCCTTTCTGTGGTGGGCATGGACGTCCTCTCCATCGCTCTCTCCTACACCCTGATCCTGCGTGCCGTCTTCCGCCTGCCCTCCACTCAGGAGCGGCTGAAGGCTCTCAGCACCTGTGCTTCCCATGGCTGCGTGATCCTCATCTTCTACATCCCGGGGCTCTTCTCCTTCCTCACCCACCGCTTTGGCCACAGGGTCCCCCACCAGGTCCACATCCTCCTGGCCACCCTGTACCTCTTGGTGCCGCCCATGCTCAACCCCATCGTGTATGGGGTGAAAACGAAGCCAATCCGAAGCAGGGTGGCCATGGTCTTCTACGGGAGGGTGGCTTGA
- the LOC128412080 gene encoding zinc finger protein 135-like: MTNHKDCDELEIENKGEHDKIPREEKPCKNLECGDSYPQSSNLTKHQRIHTGDKPYQCVECGKSFSRSYSLTYHQRIHRGEKPYQCGECGKSFRENSNLTSHQRIHTGEKPYQCGECGKSFRENSSLTSHQRIHTGEKPYQCGECGKSFSQNGNLTCHQRIHRGEKPYQCLECGKSFSTSSHLTSHQRIHTGEKPYLCFKCGKSFSQKEGLTSHQRIHTGEKPHQCGECGKSFRESSTLTSHQRIHTGEKPYQCGECGKRFSTSSHLTSHQRIHTGEKPYQCGECGKSFRESSTLTSHQIIHTGEKPHQCGECGKSFSRSSYLTSHQRIHTGEKPYQCGECGKSFSWSSHLTYHQRIHTGEKPHQCVECGKSFTKSSYLTSHQRIHTGEKPFIILL; this comes from the exons atgacaaaccacaaag attgtgatgaattggaaattgagAACAAAGGTGAACACGAcaaaatccccagagaggagaagccatgcaaaaatttggagtgtggagacaGCTACCCtcagagctccaatctcactaagcatcagagaattcatacaggagacaaaccctatcagtgtgtggaatgtggaaagagctttagtcggaGCTACTCTCTCACttaccatcagagaattcatagaggggagaaaccctatcagtgtggggaatgtggaaagagcttcagggagaactccaatctcacttcccatcagagaattcatacaggggagaaaccctatcagtgtggggaatgtggaaagagcttcagggagaactccagtctcacttcccatcagagaattcatacaggggagaaaccctatcagtgtggggaatgtggaaagagcttcagtcagaatggcaatctcacttgccatcagagaattcatagaggagagaaaccctatcagtgtctggaatgtggaaagagcttcagtacaagctcccatctcacttcccatcagagaattcacacaggtgagaaaccctatctgtgcttcaaatgtgggaagagcttcagtcagaaagagggtctcacttcccatcagagaattcatacaggggagaaaccccatcagtgtggggaatgtggaaagagcttcagggagagctccactctcacttcccatcaaagaattcatacaggggagaaaccctatcagtgtggggaatgtggaaagaggttcagtacaagctcccatctcacttcccatcagagaattcatacaggggagaaaccctatcagtgtggggaatgtggaaagagcttcagggagagctccactctcacttcccatcagataattcatacaggggagaaaccccatcagtgtggggaatgtggaaagagcttcagtagaagctcctatctcacttcccatcagagaattcatacaggggagaaaccctatcagtgtggggaatgtggaaagagcttcagttggagctcccatctcacttaccatcagagaattcatacaggggagaaaccccatcagtgtgtggaatgtggaaagagcttcactaagAGCTcctatctcacttcccatcaaagaattcatacaggggagaaacccttcatTATATTGCTTTAG
- the LOC128412121 gene encoding olfactory receptor 52R1-like isoform X2, producing MTTVGNISLRPLTFLLTGIPGLEASQHWLSIPLCSMYVLALLGNALLLGVIKLEPSLHEPMYLFLAALAVTDLVLSTTTLPQMLAILWLGPCTISFHACLAQMFLIHAFSSMESGILVAMALDRYVAICLPLRHSAIWRTSTVAKAVLLIFLRGLILIAPFGLLLQRLPFCGHRVILHAYCEHMAVVKLACADTTVNRMYGLFVALSVVGMDVLSIALSYTLILRAVFRLPSTQERLKALSTCASHGCVILIFYIPGLFSFLTHRFGHRVPHQVHILLATLYLLVPPMLNPIVYGVKTKPIRNYIMNTLRRGWVTPD from the exons ATGACGACCGTGGGCAACATCAGCCTCCGGCCCCTCACCTTCCTCCTGACTGGCATCCCTGGGCTGGAGGCCTCCCAGCACTGGCTCTCCATCCCTCTCTGCTCCATGTATGTCCTGGCTCTGCTGGGGAACGCCTTGCTCCTGGGGGTCATCAAGCTGGAGCCCAGCCTCCACGAGCCCATGTACCTCTTCCTGGCTGCCTTGGCCGTCACGGACCTGgtcctctccaccaccaccctgccccaGATGCTGGCCATCCTGTGGCTAGGGCCCTGCACAATCAGCTTCCACGCCTGCCTGGCCCAGATGTTCCTCATCCATGCCTTCTCCTCCATGGAGTCAGGCATCCTGGTGGCCATGGCCCTGGATCGCTACGTGGCCATCTGCCTTCCCCTGAGACACTCGGCCATCTGGCGGACGTCCACTGTGGCCAAGGCGGTGCTGCTGATCTTCCTCCGGGGTCTGATCCTCATCGCTCCCTTTGGCCTGCTCCTCCAGAGGCTGCCTTTCTGCGGCCACAGGGTCATCCTCCATGCCTACTGCGAGCACATGGCGGTGGTTAAGCTGGCGTGCGCAGACACCACTGTGAACAGGATGTATGGCCTCTTTGTGGCCCTTTCTGTGGTGGGCATGGACGTCCTCTCCATCGCTCTCTCCTACACCCTGATCCTGCGTGCCGTCTTCCGCCTGCCCTCCACTCAGGAGCGGCTGAAGGCTCTCAGCACCTGTGCTTCCCATGGCTGCGTGATCCTCATCTTCTACATCCCGGGGCTCTTCTCCTTCCTCACCCACCGCTTTGGCCACAGGGTCCCCCACCAGGTCCACATCCTCCTGGCCACCCTGTACCTCTTGGTGCCGCCCATGCTCAACCCCATCGTGTATGGGGTGAAAACGAAGCCAATCCGAA attacatcatgaatacattaaggagaggttgggttacaccggattaa